The following is a genomic window from Gadus morhua chromosome 23, gadMor3.0, whole genome shotgun sequence.
CATTGCACAGGTGTATAAGGTTCCAGCTGTGTGTTCAGTGCTGCGTACAGATGTATTAGTATCCAGGTGTGTGCTCGGTACTGCGTTCAGTGCTGTGTACAGGTGTATAAGTGTCCAGGTGTGTGCTCGGTACTGTGTTCAGTGcccgtgtgtacatgtgtatacgTAAGGTTCCAGGTGTGTGTTCAGTGCTGTGTACAGGTGTATATGTAAGGGCCCAGGTGTGCAGGTGTGGGCTGAGTACCGAGCTCCGGGGGCAGCACTGTGAGCCTGTTGCCCTGGATGTGGAGCTCCTTGAGCTGGGCCAGGTCCCCGATCTCCTTGGGCAGCGAGATCAGATCGTTATCTCTGAGACTCAactagggggagagagacacagacagaaagacacagagagagagagagaggaagacgggGAGAGGAAGaccgagagagagtgagagagacagagagagacagagagagagacagagagggagagggatcaAGTTAGATAGGGCCAGAGACAAGAAAAGCTGAATTTGGGGAAAGAAATGTACGGCACATGAAGACAATAAAACCACAGAATAACAGCACCCATTGCAATATGTCTCATTTGTCCTTATGGGGCCTAGGTTACGTTTATTATGGATTTTACAGTtctacaaatgtatttatttattttcgccAAGTATTGGAGCatcaattacaaaaaaacaatggCATGATGCATTGTGATGTACGAGCCCTATGGCGCCAGAGGAAGACATAGAGACGAGGGACGGAGAGACGCGACAGCAACGCGTTTGCTTTACTCACAATCTGGAGCTTGCTCAGCTTGCTGATATCCGGGGGCAGCACTTCAAAGTCGTTGTCGCTGAGATAGAGCGCACGGAGAGTGGctgtgacgcacacacacacacacaacacattcagGACCCCTTCTCCCATCTCATATGTGCTACGCTCTACTTGATAGTCATATTCTTGTTTTTAATCACGCTTGTGTGAGGATATCCTACTTCCTTGCATATAGTAGATGTGCTACAGGGCTATGAGGAACAGGTGACAATAGATCAATGTAATGAATAAAATACGTCTTATTAACGGCGTTGTATGCATGTTTGATAACTATGTAATACAGCCGTATTACATATCAACTTTTTGGGCACAAATATATGATAGATACCTATATTTAATCAATTCAATCtttattaagtgtgtgtgtgtgtgtgtgtgtgtgtgtgtgtgtgtgtgtgtgtgtgtgtgtgtgtgtgtgtgtgtgtgtgtgtgcgtgtgtatgcgtgctcACTGAGGTAGAAGAAGTTCCCAGGCAGGGAGTTCTCGTTCAGGTTATTGTAGGTGAGGTCCAACACCTCCAGGGCAGGAAGGGAACCGAAACCCCTCGGCAGCCCACTCAGACGGTTCAtgctgaggacacacacacacacacacacacacacacacacacacacacacacacacacacacacacacacacacacacacacacacacacaccagctattATTATTAGAAGTGTGACACTACATTTGTTCGAAACTAAAGGGTTGTTCATTTCTTCGTCCGTCCTTGGAGAATATCAGCAGCGGAAATAATGGCAGCCTTAGAAAAGAGGTTGGACAAACAGAGGCAAATTGATTGATAATTGATTGGGCCACGGTTattatacattgtgtgtgtgtgtgtgtgtgtgtgtgtgtgtgtgtgtgtgtgtgtgtgtgtgtgtgtgtgtgtgtgtgtgtgtgtgtgtgtgtgtgtgtgtgtgtgtgtgtgtgtgtgtgtgtgtggaggtaatTGGCAGGTTGAAGGGGACAAACGCGATCATGTTCCACGGGCTTGTTGAATGTGCAGAAGGAGAATGAACGCCCTACCATGGCGGCGCTGTTGAATACCAGCACGGGGCTTAGAGTATCCTATAATGAAGCCTGTTTTGTAACGACAGCCAGCGGCTGTGTGTGGATCAACTAAATGACAACGTCGGCGCCCTAATCCCACTTGACATTGACGGTGTGCCTATAGCATGTCCGCATGTTCTTTTATAATTGCTTATTATTGTATGTTGGGCCATCGATCTgagcgcacacatgcacatgcaaccatcccccccccccacacacacacacacacacacacacacacacacacacacacgggttctAACACCGGCTATGTTTCCAACAACCAGTGTTACTGGACGGATCTCGAGTGTACGGATCTCAAACGAAACACAAGCAGTCACTGCTGTTGTGAGGCCGGAGGACCACCTTGGTcgttgaggggaggggggggggggggggggggggggggggtagatggATGAAGGGCCGGTGTTGGCTAGCCTAAGTGctcacagggggagggaggagggagttcAGACGATAAGTCATTTAACCAGGAGCCCGCAGAGAGGAAGCTCATGTCGCCAACTCTAACTGCGGGGCCCGGGAAAAGATCTTTGAGGCAGCCCATACCATGCAGTTCAAAGAAAACCAGCGGTGCATTTCTCACAGCcgtgtccctttttttttaacatacaCAAAGATGGTATGCAAATATATTGCCTTGGAAGAAAGATTTGTAATATCTACAGGCTGGACCGCTTTTGCTTACATTTATCAGGTATAGTACACTGtagaaatattttttctttcaatgTCTGAATTTTGTGCATCCACTTTTTTTAAGAAGACTCTCATTCAGCTGTCCTGTGTCCTTCCCTTAAGAACACATGTGAACACAATTTCCTTGCCTCTACTAAAATTCGTGTTGATTTGACATAAGGAGCCATCGCCCTAATTAGCTCATCCACTCATGGTGAAACGCCTGTGATATGCCGGTTGTGAGTAATCATATACTGCATTGCTGCATGCTCGCATCAATATTGaattgtttgtgttttacttTGTATAAACAATATGGATTTTGGGTGAGAGAAAAACATACGATTACCTACCTACCTTGAGATGGGCAAACATTTACAGAGTAAGTCTAGAATCCAGATGCCCTTTAATAATATTCCATAgcaagcaggggggggggggggggggggggctgttatcGACGGTCCAATGAAGGGCCGTTGATAACAGTCCCCCACGGATAAGAGAGTGCATCAGGTGAACAACACAGCCAGCTGACAATCTGGGCCCGACCCAGGAAGCGCTGTTTAAACCACAACCACGACTGAGAACAGGAAGGAGACAGAGTGAAGCATCCATGCGTGAATGGACACACAATCAGACTCAAGCATAAACAGTGCTATACCCTATGATACTGTAAAGTGGCAAAGAGCTGTCCTTGACCTCTGTGCAAGCACAGCTGAATTGACAAgactttttaaaatgttcctctCGCAGAGTGCGGACTTGCATGTGGACACACACGtattgacacacacgcacattgagACACGCACAACTGcgcacggacacaaacacggacacggatacagagacagatacacacacacacacacacacacacacacacacacacacacacacacacacacacacacacacacacacacacacacacacacacacacacacacacacacacacacacacacaaggaatacATGCACAGACCAAAACACAGGATACccgtgcacggacacacacacccacacacaggcaaacagatTCAGGGACAAACAGGCATTTTCCGGCAATGTAAAAAAGGGTGTTTGGTACACATCCTCACCCCAGGTTGAGATGCTTGAGCTTCTGTAGGCTGCTGATCTGGGTGGGCAGCTCCTCAATCTGGTTGTTGAACATGTTGAGCACCTCCAGGTTCTTCAGATCCGAGATGTTGGCCGGCACCGCTGGGGGTGCAGAAGGTGCGGGAAAGGGAAGGATGCAAAGGGAGCAAAGGTTAGAACGTGAATTGACGTATGTGTTTGGCTGCATACTTGTGAACACATATACTTAGACATGCACTGCCTCATCATGGGCCTCTCCtctcactgcacacacacacacacaaaatcacagtTCGCAGTTGTCCACCTTCTTATTagcaggtcacacacacacacacacacacacacacctccttaacGAGCACATCATCATTAgcccaggggaggggggatattGCCTTTGATGGCTCAATTagtggaagaggggggggggtggtctccCTGATCCACCTCCTTGACATTTCAGATCAGCTGTGCCCTGACCATCGCTTTGGTTCTCCGTCTCACCTTCCATCCGCCCAtccattattcattcattattatacCACTCCTGtttttgaacccccccccccccccccccccccccctccaaaaaacCCTCGAACACTCTCTTGTCAGGAGAGAGGGCGGCGGTGGAGATATCGATGGGGCCGATAACAGAGAGAAAAGGATGGGCGAGAAGGGGGTGTGGGGGCAATTCTATCAGATTAGGAGGCGGATCAATGGGAGGGTGAGGCGTCTAGAGGGGGACGtgagaagagtgtgtgtgtgtgtgtgtgtgtgtgtgtgtgtgtgtgtgtgtgtgtgtgtgtgtgtgtgtgtgtgtgtgtgtgtgtgtgtgtgtgtgtgcgtgtgaatgtttgCGGGGGAAGGGGGACCCTGATGTGAATGTTGCAGGGAGGATGATGAGCATTGAGGCAAGGCCCCCAGCATACTGATGTCCGCTCAGGATGGCTCCTCTTATcacgcagtgtgtgtgcgtgtgtgtgtgtgtgtgttattggtaTAACCATTATTTGTGTAGTTGAAAAAACTTTGCTGTTGCTTTTTTTTAAGCTGTTGTTGTATGATTACATCCGCCCCAAACTCCAGTGCTATAGGTGACTCAGAAGCGCTCCTGATATCAATGTGTTCCCAGTAGCGTAAGGCTGGCCTCAAAGGAACCAAATCTGACTAATGTACTTGAGTTTGCGTCATTATGTAGCCATAATAGGCTTTACAATAAGGAATAGGCTTGACAGCCATTGTAAATGTGTCAAATGCATCCTATATGGAGCCACTTGAGCATTGTGTTAGTCAGATTGAAATTAACATTTCGCCACTTAAAGTGGAAAAAACTATTATGAGTATGAATCCCTGCTTTAGCAATAGCAAAATTAACaatggaaaaaacaacaaagacagAATATTCTGTTTTAAACTGTCTACTTCCTGCCTGCCCCACCCCCCTTCTTaatttcttcccccccccactctctccatgGTCAATGGCCTGAGGACAGACCTCTGCATCCAGAAGGGTGCTGGCATTTTACCTCGGATGTCAGAAATCAATTCTGTTCagatgaccaccaccaccaacaacacaaacacggaCACCACAACCCTAGCGCCGTCCCTCCCAGTCCCTCTCTGAGGACCTGTGAATGGGCCACAATCAATGGTGGACGGATGGAgtcactgtgtgcgtgtgtgtgtcgtggaGAGGTCAACACAACCAT
Proteins encoded in this region:
- the rsu1 gene encoding ras suppressor protein 1, encoding MSKSLKKIVEESRDKNIPEVDMCDRGISNMLDVPSLFTLSNITQLVLSHNKITAVPANISDLKNLEVLNMFNNQIEELPTQISSLQKLKHLNLGMNRLSGLPRGFGSLPALEVLDLTYNNLNENSLPGNFFYLTTLRALYLSDNDFEVLPPDISKLSKLQILSLRDNDLISLPKEIGDLAQLKELHIQGNRLTVLPPELGNLDLTGPKQVFKADHNPWVTPIADQFQLGISHVFEYVRSETYKYLYGRNLQANPEPPKKNTDKSKKISRKPLAAKNK